A genome region from Phaenicophaeus curvirostris isolate KB17595 chromosome 10, BPBGC_Pcur_1.0, whole genome shotgun sequence includes the following:
- the B3GNT5 gene encoding lactosylceramide 1,3-N-acetyl-beta-D-glucosaminyltransferase, with the protein MFVSPRRVRRCHFLQIFATCFILCLMIFWGPFDNDIVSHMKSYSYRYLVNSYHFVNDSLSINRDNLDRVSSYQYLINHREKCQQQDVLLLLFVKTSPENRHRRDAIRQTWGNEKYVHSQLNANIKTLFALGQPADHWKQTQMQRELQLEDQKYNDLIQQDFLDTFHNLTLKLLLQFSWVNAYCPHARFIMSADDDIFIHMPNLVAYLQSLAQMGVQDLWIGRVHRGSPPVRDKSSKYYVPYEMYQWPSYPDYTAGAAYVISNDVAAKVYEASLTLNTSLYIDDVFMGLCANKMGIVPQYHVFFSGEGKAPYHPCIYNKMMTSHGHVYDLHQLWKQATDPKVKKFSSGIWGRIYCRLVNIMLLCKLYYVDTYPCSAAFS; encoded by the coding sequence ATGTTTGTTAGTCCCAGAAGAGTCAGAAGGTGCCATTTTTTGCAGATATTTGCCACTTGCTTCATACTGTGTCTCATGATTTTTTGGGGCCCATTTGATAATGACATTGTGAGCCATATGAAGTCCTATTCCTACAGATACCTCGTAAACAGCTACCATTTTGTGAATGACAGCCTATCTATCAACAGGGACAACTTGGACAGAGTATCAAGCTACCAGTACTTGATCAACCACAGAGAGAAGTGTCAGCAGCAGGATGTCCTTCTCCTGTTGTTTGTGAAAACTTCTCCCGAAAACCGTCATCGGAGGGATGCAATTAGACAGACTTGGGGTAATGAGAAGTATGTTCATTCTCAACTTAATGCCAATATCAAAACTCTTTTTGCTTTAGGACAACCAGCAGATCATTGGAAGCAAACACAGATGCAAAGAGAACTTCAGCTGGAAGACCAGAAATACAATGATTTAATTCAGCAAGACTTCTTGGATACTTTTCATAATCTTACTCTTAAATTGCTTTTGCAGTTTAGCTGGGTGAATGCCTACTGTCCTCATGCCAGGTTCATTATGTCTGCAGATGATGATATATTTATCCATATGCCAAATCTTGTTGCTTATCTCCAAAGTCTAGCACAAATGGGTGTTCAAGATCTCTGGATTGGTCGTGTCCATCGTGGATCCCCTCCCGTAAGAGACAAGAGTAGCAAATACTATGTTCCATATGAAATGTACCAGTGGCCCTCTTATCCTGACTacacagcaggagctgcatATGTAATATCAAATGATGTAGCTGCTAAAGTATATGAGGCTTCATTGACTCTCAATACAAGTCTTTACATAGATGATGTTTTCATGGGTCTCTGTGCCAATAAAATGGGAATTGTACCACAatatcatgtttttttttctggggaagGAAAGGCTCCATATCATCCCTGCATTTATAACAAAATGATGACATCGCACGGACACGTATATGATCTTCACCAGCTCTGGAAGCAGGCTACAGATCCCAAAGTTAAAAAGTTTTCTTCGGGGATTTGGGGTAGAATCTACTGCAGACTAGTCAATATTATGCTTCTCTGTAAACTATACTATGTGGACACATATCCTTGTTCAGCTGCATTTTCTTAA